In one window of Tellurirhabdus rosea DNA:
- a CDS encoding alpha/beta hydrolase gives MKRFRITWLTAGKQYTGKLAVAGWLLACPLTATAQEIIPLYSPAVPNSKASDLQESGAASGVLKGITRPTLEFFKPAPGRASGAAVIVIPGGGYGVVVYQGEGVATAKALAEKGVAAFVLKYRLPSDAIMPDKKIGPLQDAQQALKLVRDNAAKWGIDKAKIGIMGFSAGGHLASTAATHFEKAYIENSSQTSLRPDFQVLIYPVISMQDSLTHGGSRDNLLGKTPSRQDADLFSNELQVRANTPPAYLTHAADDKLVDVDNSIVYFQKLRRLKVPVEMHIYPKGDHGFIFRHPGWMEPLFAWMKANNWLKD, from the coding sequence ATGAAGCGCTTCAGAATAACGTGGCTGACCGCAGGAAAGCAGTATACAGGCAAACTGGCGGTGGCCGGCTGGCTGCTGGCTTGCCCGCTAACGGCCACGGCGCAGGAGATCATTCCGCTGTATTCGCCAGCCGTGCCGAACTCCAAAGCCTCCGACCTCCAGGAGTCGGGGGCGGCGTCGGGCGTGCTGAAAGGCATTACCCGGCCCACGCTGGAATTTTTTAAACCCGCTCCCGGCCGGGCGTCCGGGGCGGCGGTGATCGTCATTCCCGGCGGCGGCTACGGCGTGGTCGTGTACCAGGGCGAAGGCGTGGCAACGGCGAAGGCGCTGGCGGAAAAAGGCGTGGCGGCTTTTGTGCTAAAATACCGGCTGCCCAGCGACGCCATCATGCCCGACAAGAAAATCGGTCCGTTGCAGGATGCCCAGCAGGCCCTGAAACTGGTCCGCGACAACGCCGCCAAATGGGGAATCGACAAAGCCAAAATCGGAATTATGGGCTTCTCGGCGGGCGGCCATCTGGCTTCGACGGCCGCGACGCATTTCGAAAAGGCGTATATCGAAAACAGCAGCCAGACCAGCCTGCGGCCCGATTTTCAGGTTCTCATCTACCCGGTAATCAGCATGCAGGACAGCCTGACGCATGGCGGCTCGCGGGATAATCTGCTGGGGAAAACCCCGTCGCGGCAGGACGCGGACCTCTTCTCCAACGAACTTCAGGTAAGGGCCAACACGCCGCCCGCCTACCTGACCCACGCGGCCGACGACAAACTGGTCGATGTGGACAACAGCATCGTCTATTTCCAAAAACTCCGGCGCCTGAAAGTCCCGGTGGAGATGCACATTTATCCCAAAGGCGATCACGGATTCATCTTCCGCCACCCCGGCTGGATGGAGCCGCTGTTTGCCTGGATGAAAGCGAATAACTGGCTTAAAGACTAA
- a CDS encoding GH39 family glycosyl hydrolase encodes MKRIFLFCLLIWGGVAGGQPLPVAIAVDAARPVGDMKPFWAFFGYDEPNYTTRKDGQKLLTELQQLSPVPVYVRAHNLLTSKGNSPGPDLKWGFTDAYREDASGRPIYNWTVVDSIVDTYVKRGMKPLMEIGFMPQALSVKPEPYEHRWSQGGNLWTGWTYPPKDYDKWRELVYQWVRHSIDRYGKKEVTSWLWEVWNEPDISYWSGTFDEYCKLYDYAADGLKRACPECTIGGPHTTSPRSEKAYSYLTRFIEHCLRGQNYATGKIGTPLQYIGFHAKGNPEFVGGHIRMNMGVQLKDIQRAFEAVNSFPELKNIPIIIGECDPEGCAACAVTRDPRYGYRNGTMYSSYTASSFARIYELMDQHQVNLRGAVSWSFEFEDQPWFAGFRDLATHGVDKPVLNIFRMFGKMSGQRLAVQTDKGLKAASIIASGVRAENDVNAIASKSARSLCVMVWNYHDDDVPGPATPVQLTINGLSQKKVLTRHYRVDDRHSNAFEKWKSMGSPQQVSAEQYKALEQAGGLQELTPPTSKAVAGGKTTLTFDLPRQGVSLIQLSW; translated from the coding sequence ATGAAGCGTATTTTTTTATTCTGTCTGCTGATTTGGGGTGGCGTGGCTGGCGGCCAGCCACTGCCCGTCGCTATCGCGGTCGATGCCGCCAGGCCGGTGGGCGACATGAAGCCGTTCTGGGCGTTTTTCGGCTACGACGAACCCAATTACACCACCCGGAAAGACGGCCAGAAACTGCTCACCGAACTGCAGCAGCTTAGTCCCGTGCCGGTCTACGTCCGGGCGCACAACCTGCTGACTTCGAAAGGCAACAGCCCCGGTCCTGACCTGAAATGGGGCTTTACGGATGCCTACCGGGAAGATGCCAGCGGCCGGCCCATTTATAACTGGACGGTGGTGGACAGCATCGTGGACACCTACGTCAAACGGGGCATGAAGCCGCTCATGGAAATCGGGTTTATGCCCCAGGCGCTTTCGGTCAAGCCCGAACCTTACGAACACCGCTGGAGCCAGGGCGGCAACCTCTGGACGGGCTGGACCTACCCGCCGAAAGACTACGACAAATGGCGGGAACTGGTGTATCAGTGGGTCAGACACAGCATCGACCGCTACGGAAAAAAGGAAGTGACAAGCTGGCTTTGGGAAGTCTGGAATGAGCCGGACATCAGCTACTGGTCGGGGACGTTCGACGAATACTGCAAATTGTACGATTACGCCGCCGACGGCCTGAAACGGGCCTGCCCCGAATGCACCATCGGCGGGCCGCATACCACCAGTCCGCGCAGCGAAAAAGCCTACAGCTACCTGACCCGCTTCATCGAACACTGCCTGCGGGGGCAGAACTACGCGACGGGTAAAATCGGGACGCCGCTCCAATACATCGGCTTCCACGCCAAAGGCAACCCGGAATTTGTCGGCGGCCATATCCGCATGAACATGGGCGTACAGCTGAAAGACATCCAGCGGGCGTTCGAAGCCGTCAATTCGTTTCCCGAACTGAAAAACATTCCCATCATCATCGGGGAATGTGATCCCGAAGGCTGTGCGGCCTGCGCCGTCACGCGCGACCCCCGCTACGGCTACCGGAACGGCACGATGTATTCCAGCTACACCGCCTCCTCGTTTGCCCGCATCTACGAGCTGATGGACCAGCACCAGGTGAACCTGCGCGGGGCCGTGAGCTGGTCGTTCGAGTTCGAGGATCAGCCGTGGTTTGCCGGTTTCCGCGATCTGGCGACGCACGGCGTCGATAAGCCCGTGCTGAACATTTTCCGGATGTTTGGCAAAATGAGCGGCCAGCGGCTGGCGGTCCAGACCGACAAGGGGCTCAAAGCGGCTTCCATCATCGCCAGCGGCGTCCGGGCCGAGAACGACGTGAACGCGATCGCCAGCAAAAGTGCCCGCTCGCTCTGCGTGATGGTGTGGAATTACCACGATGACGACGTGCCCGGCCCGGCCACTCCGGTCCAGCTCACCATCAACGGCCTATCCCAAAAGAAGGTGCTGACCCGCCACTACCGGGTGGATGACCGGCACAGCAACGCCTTCGAGAAGTGGAAGTCGATGGGAAGTCCGCAGCAGGTGTCGGCCGAGCAGTACAAGGCGCTGGAACAGGCGGGCGGGCTCCAGGAACTGACCCCGCCAACGTCCAAAGCGGTGGCCGGCGGCAAAACGACGCTGACCTTCGACCTGCCCCGGCAGGGTGTTTCCCTGATTCAGTTAAGCTGGTAA
- a CDS encoding ThuA domain-containing protein: MSLSSVARPTLSLLGVVAASLGLYACLRAKPTAPSTAAAQTSVQAAPAPLPRVLVFSKTKGWVHTSIPFGIAAIQKLGKEHRFLVDTTKNAAFFTDDSLKRYAAVIFNCTTGNVLNPQQQAAFERYIQAGGGYVGIHSAADTEYEWPWYAKLMGAHFSSHPNHPNVRKATVEVTDKAHPSTAHLPDRWERTDEWYNYRSFYTGLKVLANLDENTYEGGTNGASHPIAWYHEFDGGRAWYTGGGHTDESFSQPDFLQHVLGGIQYAMGNNRPRDYRKAYSVEVPEQNRFVKTVLVNDLDSPMELAVADDGRVFYTELKGKLSVYDARTGQNKLVHKFPITSKGGTGLIGVTLDPNFSRNPFIYVYYAPPSESEPFDFYLSRFVVNPDNSLDLSSEKVLLKVPVEINSGAHHGGSLAWDKDGNLYLSTGDSSSPFPSNGYAPIDERPGREYYSLDAQRSAGNTNDLKGKILRIHPEADGTYTVPVGNLFPKGTEKTRPEIYAMGCRNPYRIAVNPKTSVVYWGEIGPDAGKDSLQGPRGYDEFNQAKKPGFFGWPYFVGNNYAYAKWDFADNTAGPPFDPKAPVNQSPNNTGLTSLPPATPAMIWYPYAASAEFPELGLGGRSAMAGMFYSYDRASASPGKFPEYYDGGLFVFDWMRNWVMVLRFDQNENYVRSEPFMAGNGDFRRPIDLAFTRDGVMYMLEYGSVYGADNDDARLVRIEYNTGNRAPLASARVFDSTAVAQASAKAYLTSESRQNVPLVREAAGPAPLQVRFSGRGTDLDEDDRLTYEWLFDGRTVGATRPEARFTYTRPGTYPAVFRVTDAAGKVGTDTILVKVGNARPEVTITTPGNRSFFWEGKPLAYAVKVTDQETPRIDPGKVSVYLAYNPQPAASREASAGHQVLTPEPLGKSLMANSDCKACHQVDKKSVGPTFVDIARRYKTENGSLDMLARKIITGGGGNWSKQYVMSAHPQVPLPDAQEMVRYIFSLTDKQQAQKTLATEGVLTFREHKANEPRGQYTLLASYTDAGAKGAEPLTGIDLITLRPAKVSTVYADEVKGFPRWGNSLSQGSHKAHIMLRNIDLTGIRTLTYEYSAQDKDGEIEVRLDSYAGPVVSRTPFRPTGGWNKREKLTAGFDKPLSGKHDLYFVVVRRQKPFNDLINLSSIQFDE; the protein is encoded by the coding sequence ATGAGCCTTTCGTCCGTTGCCCGGCCGACGCTGTCCCTGCTGGGGGTCGTCGCCGCCTCACTGGGCCTGTACGCCTGCCTTCGTGCCAAACCCACGGCGCCATCAACGGCCGCCGCTCAGACCTCCGTTCAGGCGGCGCCCGCCCCGCTGCCCCGCGTGCTGGTCTTTTCCAAAACCAAAGGCTGGGTGCACACGTCCATTCCCTTTGGCATCGCGGCGATTCAGAAGCTGGGGAAGGAGCATCGCTTCCTGGTCGATACCACCAAAAACGCGGCCTTTTTCACCGACGACAGCCTGAAACGCTACGCGGCCGTTATTTTCAATTGTACGACCGGAAACGTCCTCAATCCGCAGCAACAGGCGGCTTTTGAGCGGTACATCCAGGCGGGCGGCGGCTACGTCGGGATTCATTCGGCGGCCGACACGGAATACGAATGGCCCTGGTACGCCAAGCTGATGGGCGCTCATTTTTCGAGCCACCCCAACCACCCGAACGTCCGGAAGGCAACCGTCGAAGTGACCGATAAGGCCCACCCTTCGACCGCCCACCTGCCCGACCGCTGGGAGCGCACCGACGAATGGTACAACTACCGCTCGTTCTACACCGGCCTGAAGGTGCTGGCGAATCTGGACGAGAACACCTACGAGGGCGGCACCAATGGCGCCAGTCACCCCATCGCCTGGTACCACGAGTTCGACGGCGGGCGGGCCTGGTACACGGGCGGCGGTCATACCGACGAGAGCTTCAGCCAGCCCGATTTCCTGCAGCACGTGCTCGGCGGCATTCAGTACGCCATGGGCAACAACCGGCCGCGTGACTACCGCAAAGCGTATTCGGTCGAAGTGCCGGAGCAGAACCGCTTCGTGAAAACCGTGCTGGTCAACGACCTGGACTCGCCGATGGAACTGGCCGTAGCGGACGATGGACGGGTTTTTTATACCGAACTGAAAGGGAAACTGTCGGTTTACGATGCCAGAACGGGGCAGAACAAACTGGTGCACAAATTCCCGATTACCTCCAAAGGCGGCACGGGCCTCATCGGCGTGACGCTGGACCCGAATTTCAGCCGGAACCCGTTTATCTACGTTTATTACGCCCCGCCTTCCGAAAGCGAACCGTTTGATTTTTACCTCTCGCGGTTTGTGGTGAATCCGGACAATTCGCTGGATTTGTCGTCGGAAAAAGTGCTGCTGAAAGTGCCCGTCGAAATCAACAGCGGGGCGCACCACGGGGGTTCGCTGGCCTGGGATAAGGACGGAAACCTGTACCTCTCGACCGGCGACAGTTCCAGCCCGTTCCCGTCCAACGGCTACGCGCCCATCGACGAGCGCCCCGGCAGGGAATATTACAGCCTCGACGCCCAGCGGTCGGCCGGGAACACCAACGATCTGAAAGGAAAAATTCTGCGCATCCATCCCGAAGCCGACGGCACCTACACGGTTCCGGTGGGCAACCTGTTTCCGAAAGGCACAGAAAAAACGCGGCCCGAAATCTACGCGATGGGCTGCCGCAACCCGTACCGCATCGCCGTGAACCCGAAAACGTCGGTGGTGTACTGGGGCGAAATCGGCCCCGACGCCGGGAAGGACAGTCTTCAGGGGCCGCGCGGGTACGACGAATTCAACCAGGCCAAAAAACCGGGCTTTTTCGGCTGGCCGTACTTCGTCGGCAACAACTACGCCTACGCCAAATGGGATTTTGCCGACAACACGGCCGGCCCCCCGTTCGATCCGAAAGCGCCGGTCAACCAGTCGCCCAACAACACGGGCCTGACCAGCCTGCCGCCCGCTACGCCCGCCATGATCTGGTATCCGTACGCCGCTTCGGCCGAATTTCCGGAACTGGGTCTGGGCGGCCGTTCGGCAATGGCGGGGATGTTTTATAGCTACGACCGGGCCTCGGCCTCGCCCGGCAAATTTCCCGAATACTACGACGGCGGGCTATTCGTCTTCGACTGGATGCGCAACTGGGTGATGGTGCTCCGGTTCGACCAGAACGAAAACTACGTCCGCTCCGAACCGTTCATGGCGGGCAACGGCGACTTCCGCCGCCCCATCGATCTGGCCTTTACCCGCGACGGCGTCATGTATATGCTCGAATACGGCTCTGTCTACGGCGCTGACAACGACGACGCCCGGCTGGTCCGGATCGAGTACAATACCGGCAACCGCGCCCCGCTGGCCTCCGCCCGCGTCTTCGATTCTACGGCCGTGGCGCAGGCCAGTGCCAAAGCCTACCTCACCTCCGAATCCCGGCAGAACGTCCCGCTGGTCCGGGAAGCCGCCGGACCGGCCCCGCTGCAGGTTCGTTTCAGCGGCCGGGGTACGGACCTCGACGAAGACGACCGGCTGACTTACGAATGGCTTTTCGATGGCCGGACGGTCGGCGCAACCCGTCCCGAGGCCCGGTTTACCTACACCCGGCCGGGCACCTATCCGGCGGTATTCCGGGTGACGGACGCGGCCGGGAAGGTCGGCACGGATACCATTCTGGTCAAGGTCGGCAACGCCCGTCCGGAAGTGACCATCACGACCCCCGGCAACCGCTCGTTTTTCTGGGAAGGCAAGCCGCTGGCGTACGCCGTGAAGGTGACCGATCAGGAAACTCCGCGCATCGACCCCGGCAAGGTCAGCGTCTACCTGGCGTATAACCCGCAGCCCGCCGCGTCCCGCGAAGCCTCAGCCGGGCACCAGGTGCTGACACCGGAACCGCTGGGCAAAAGTCTGATGGCCAACAGCGACTGCAAAGCCTGTCATCAGGTGGACAAAAAATCGGTTGGGCCGACGTTTGTCGATATTGCCCGGCGATACAAAACCGAAAACGGCTCGCTGGACATGCTTGCCCGCAAAATCATCACCGGCGGGGGCGGCAACTGGAGCAAACAGTACGTCATGAGCGCCCACCCGCAGGTGCCGCTGCCCGACGCCCAGGAAATGGTCCGGTACATTTTCTCGCTGACGGACAAACAGCAGGCGCAGAAAACGCTGGCGACCGAAGGCGTGCTGACCTTCCGGGAGCACAAGGCCAACGAGCCGCGCGGGCAGTACACGCTACTGGCGTCGTACACGGATGCAGGCGCGAAAGGGGCGGAGCCGCTGACAGGGATCGACCTGATCACGCTGCGCCCGGCCAAAGTAAGCACCGTGTATGCCGACGAGGTGAAGGGCTTTCCGCGCTGGGGCAACAGCCTGAGCCAGGGCAGTCACAAGGCGCACATCATGCTCAGAAACATCGACCTAACGGGCATCCGAACGCTAACCTACGAATACTCGGCCCAGGACAAGGACGGCGAAATCGAGGTCCGGCTCGATTCGTACGCCGGGCCGGTGGTGAGCCGGACACCGTTCAGGCCGACGGGCGGGTGGAACAAACGGGAGAAACTGACCGCCGGATTCGACAAGCCCCTGAGCGGAAAGCACGACCTTTACTTCGTGGTCGTGCGGCGACAGAAACCGTTCAACGACCTGATTAACCTTAGTTCGATTCAGTTTGACGAGTAA
- the purL gene encoding phosphoribosylformylglycinamidine synthase subunit PurL, translated as MAAEAPEQAIPTVETARKLGLLPDEYDRICDILGRKPNFTELSIFSVMWSEHCSYKNSIVWLKTLPRDSERMLAKAGEENAGLVDIGDGLACSFKIESHNHPSALEPYQGAATGVGGINRDIFTMGARPIAQLNSLRFGDLSLPKTRRLLRGVVKGIGDYGNAFGIPTVGGEVYFDECYNTNPLVNAFSAGIVKVGTVAKATSYGVGNPVFIVGSATGKDGIHGATFASEDISEKSEEKLPAVQVGDPFMEKLLLEATLEIIATGYVIGIQDMGAAGIICSTSEMSAKGEHGMIIDLDKVPTRQQNMEPFEILLSESQERMLVVVEKGKEDVINGIFEKWDLHCEQIGEVTAAPEGDTGRLHFYRYGQLVADVPAHDLVLGGGAPQYHREYREPAYIKEFEKFSIDSVQDVQTQELKSVAKHLLAHPNICSRRWIYEQYDSMVGTANRSTNAPSDAAVVRIKTPETGLSNKSIVITVDCNSRYVNANPNTGAQIAVAEAARNIVCSGGEPLAVTNNLNFGNPYVPEVYWHFVEAVKGMGEACRRFETPVTGGNVSFYNQSSDDGPVFPTPTIGMLGLMEDPGNRMTLNFRSVGDLVYLVGQPKADIASSEYLYSFRGVKASPAPAFDMEEELAVQAAVKTLITQKLVVSAHDVSDGGLFVAVAESAMAGGTGFSITTDSAFRKDAYLFGESQSRVVVSVAPVRSAEFEAALQSAGVAFSKIGEVTEADFVVDGETVLTVAEAGELYDNALGKIME; from the coding sequence ATGGCTGCCGAAGCACCTGAACAAGCAATTCCCACTGTCGAAACCGCCCGCAAACTGGGCCTGCTTCCCGACGAATACGACCGCATCTGTGACATTCTGGGCCGCAAACCCAATTTCACCGAACTGAGCATTTTCTCGGTCATGTGGTCGGAACACTGCTCGTACAAAAACTCCATCGTCTGGCTCAAAACCCTGCCCCGCGACTCCGAACGGATGCTGGCGAAGGCGGGCGAAGAGAACGCCGGACTCGTGGACATCGGCGATGGCCTGGCCTGTAGCTTCAAAATCGAATCCCATAACCACCCCTCGGCCCTCGAACCCTACCAGGGCGCGGCAACGGGCGTGGGCGGGATCAACCGCGATATTTTTACGATGGGTGCCCGGCCCATCGCCCAGCTGAACTCGCTGCGCTTCGGCGACCTGAGCCTGCCCAAAACGCGGCGCCTGCTGCGGGGCGTGGTGAAAGGCATCGGCGATTACGGCAACGCGTTCGGCATTCCGACCGTCGGCGGCGAGGTGTATTTCGACGAATGTTACAACACCAACCCGCTGGTCAACGCGTTCTCGGCCGGAATCGTGAAGGTCGGTACCGTGGCTAAAGCCACTTCGTACGGCGTCGGCAACCCGGTGTTCATCGTTGGGTCCGCGACCGGTAAGGACGGCATCCACGGGGCGACGTTTGCTTCCGAAGATATTTCCGAAAAGTCGGAAGAGAAGCTCCCGGCCGTGCAGGTGGGCGACCCGTTCATGGAAAAACTGCTGCTCGAAGCGACGCTGGAAATCATCGCCACGGGCTACGTCATCGGCATTCAGGACATGGGCGCGGCGGGCATCATCTGCTCGACCTCCGAAATGAGCGCCAAGGGCGAACACGGCATGATCATCGACCTCGACAAGGTGCCGACCCGCCAGCAGAACATGGAGCCGTTCGAAATCCTCCTTTCCGAATCGCAGGAGCGGATGCTCGTGGTGGTCGAAAAAGGGAAGGAAGACGTCATCAACGGCATTTTCGAGAAATGGGACCTGCACTGCGAACAGATCGGTGAGGTGACCGCCGCACCGGAAGGGGATACCGGGCGGCTGCATTTCTACCGCTACGGTCAGCTGGTGGCCGACGTTCCGGCCCACGACCTCGTGCTGGGCGGCGGCGCGCCGCAGTACCACCGCGAATACCGCGAACCGGCGTACATCAAAGAATTTGAAAAGTTTTCGATCGATAGCGTGCAGGATGTGCAGACTCAGGAACTGAAGTCCGTGGCGAAACACCTGCTGGCGCACCCGAATATCTGCTCCCGCCGCTGGATTTACGAGCAGTACGACTCGATGGTCGGCACGGCCAACCGCAGCACCAACGCCCCGTCGGACGCCGCCGTGGTGCGCATCAAAACGCCGGAAACGGGTCTGAGCAACAAATCCATCGTCATCACAGTCGATTGCAACAGCCGCTACGTCAACGCCAACCCGAACACGGGTGCGCAGATCGCCGTGGCCGAAGCCGCCCGGAACATCGTCTGCTCCGGCGGCGAGCCGCTGGCCGTGACCAACAACCTGAACTTCGGCAACCCGTACGTGCCGGAAGTATACTGGCACTTCGTGGAAGCCGTGAAAGGCATGGGCGAGGCCTGCCGCCGCTTCGAAACGCCGGTGACGGGCGGAAACGTCAGCTTCTACAACCAGAGTTCCGACGACGGCCCGGTCTTCCCGACGCCGACCATCGGGATGCTCGGCCTGATGGAAGACCCCGGCAACCGCATGACGCTGAACTTCCGGAGCGTTGGCGACCTCGTTTACCTGGTCGGTCAGCCGAAGGCCGATATTGCTTCGTCGGAGTACCTGTACTCGTTCCGCGGCGTGAAGGCGTCGCCGGCCCCGGCCTTCGACATGGAGGAGGAACTGGCCGTGCAGGCCGCTGTCAAGACGCTGATTACGCAAAAACTGGTCGTTTCGGCCCACGACGTATCGGACGGCGGGCTGTTCGTCGCCGTGGCCGAGTCGGCCATGGCGGGCGGCACGGGCTTCTCGATCACGACGGATTCCGCGTTCCGCAAGGATGCCTACCTGTTCGGCGAGAGCCAGAGCCGGGTGGTGGTATCCGTAGCGCCGGTACGAAGCGCCGAGTTCGAAGCGGCTCTGCAAAGCGCGGGCGTGGCCTTCAGCAAAATCGGCGAAGTGACCGAAGCGGACTTCGTGGTGGATGGTGAAACGGTTCTGACCGTGGCCGAAGCGGGCGAACTCTACGACAACGCGCTGGGCAAGATTATGGAATAA
- a CDS encoding Uma2 family endonuclease, producing MNALPLSHPRYTVEEYFELEKESDIRYEFYSGEVFAMAGTTVTHNLLVDRVKDLLKAFFRPKGCNVFSENIKVEVIRGLYYPYPDVIVACHPFDLRGTNLMVRQPRILVEVLSASTAEKDRGFKWRQYRKLPSLWYYVLVDQYAAVVELFSRREETDEWINTVYEHWDDRIEFSRLGFGMTLGEIYEGIDLSQESEEMSPPE from the coding sequence ATGAACGCTCTTCCTCTTTCTCATCCGCGGTACACCGTCGAAGAATACTTTGAACTGGAAAAAGAAAGCGATATCCGGTATGAGTTTTACAGCGGTGAGGTGTTTGCGATGGCGGGTACGACCGTGACGCATAATCTGCTGGTAGACCGGGTAAAAGATTTGTTAAAGGCTTTTTTCAGGCCAAAAGGTTGCAACGTCTTTTCGGAAAACATTAAGGTCGAAGTCATTCGCGGCCTGTATTATCCGTACCCGGACGTTATCGTGGCCTGCCACCCGTTCGACCTGCGGGGGACAAACCTGATGGTTCGTCAGCCGCGCATTCTGGTAGAGGTACTTTCGGCTTCCACGGCCGAGAAAGACAGGGGTTTCAAGTGGCGGCAGTACCGCAAACTGCCCTCGCTCTGGTACTATGTGCTGGTAGACCAGTACGCCGCCGTGGTCGAACTCTTCAGCCGACGCGAAGAAACCGACGAATGGATCAACACCGTGTACGAGCACTGGGATGACCGCATCGAGTTTTCACGGCTCGGCTTCGGCATGACGCTGGGGGAAATCTACGAAGGAATTGATTTGAGTCAGGAAAGTGAGGAAATGTCGCCGCCGGAATAA
- the truA gene encoding tRNA pseudouridine(38-40) synthase TruA: MRYFIELSYKGTNYHGWQHQRNGISVQEVLEKALSTILRQPIEIVGSGRTDSGVHAEQQFAHFEVGEPLTVTGAFLHALNCMLPPDVAIHAIFPVRDDDHARYTAFSRYYQYRIRQRKSPFLTDLVYVFRADLDIDRMNEASALLLQHTDFQSFSKVRTSVSHFRCKIERAEWLLVNDELTFHIKANRFLYGMVRTLVGTLLEVGQGRMTVAEFEQIIRERDRRKAGRSAPANGLFLVEVGYPEEVFTKKNNQI, translated from the coding sequence ATGCGTTATTTCATTGAGTTATCTTACAAAGGCACGAATTACCACGGCTGGCAGCACCAGCGCAATGGCATCAGCGTGCAGGAGGTGCTGGAAAAGGCCCTCAGCACCATCCTCCGGCAGCCCATCGAAATTGTCGGCAGCGGCCGGACCGATTCGGGGGTCCATGCCGAACAGCAGTTTGCTCATTTTGAAGTCGGGGAGCCGCTGACCGTGACCGGCGCCTTTCTGCACGCCCTCAACTGCATGCTGCCGCCCGATGTGGCCATTCACGCCATCTTCCCGGTGCGCGACGACGACCACGCCCGGTACACGGCCTTTTCGCGGTATTACCAGTACCGAATCCGGCAGCGGAAAAGCCCGTTCCTGACGGATCTGGTCTATGTGTTTCGGGCCGATCTCGACATTGACCGCATGAACGAAGCGAGTGCTTTGTTGCTGCAACACACGGATTTCCAGAGCTTCAGCAAGGTGCGGACAAGCGTGAGTCATTTCCGGTGCAAGATTGAGCGGGCCGAATGGCTGCTCGTAAACGACGAACTTACCTTTCACATCAAAGCCAACCGCTTCCTCTACGGCATGGTCCGGACACTGGTCGGGACGCTGCTCGAAGTGGGGCAGGGGCGCATGACGGTAGCCGAATTCGAACAGATCATTCGGGAGCGCGACCGCCGGAAAGCCGGACGCTCGGCCCCGGCCAACGGATTGTTTTTGGTCGAAGTAGGTTACCCGGAAGAGGTTTTTACGAAAAAAAATAACCAAATTTGA
- a CDS encoding XdhC family protein, producing MINEFQQIINAYRQTDFGQRRAALATVVGLRGSGYRRPGARMYITDDGQWIGAISGGCLEGDALRKAREVMSSGQARLVVYDTSDPEGENFGIGLGCNGILDVLLEPIDPTDPGNRVETLARIIRERQIVTLDTPLPDGSVFSETLKPDIQLLVFGAGYDAAPLVQLAKQVGWRVVITDDCVAHLMPRRFAAADEMVAIPRDEVAQKLAIDEFSAAVLISHNYKYDRAVLEKLLQTDIPYIGLLGPKKRGDALLGEVSGLKPGDTDRIFGPVGLDLGAETPQEIALSVVAEIQAFFRKASGRPLKFKNAPIHQTGESVMTTSSL from the coding sequence ATGATTAATGAGTTTCAGCAAATTATCAACGCCTACCGGCAGACGGATTTTGGACAGCGGCGGGCGGCGCTGGCGACGGTGGTCGGCCTGCGCGGATCAGGTTACCGGAGGCCGGGAGCCCGCATGTACATCACCGACGACGGGCAGTGGATCGGAGCCATCAGCGGCGGCTGTCTGGAAGGAGATGCCCTCCGGAAAGCCCGCGAGGTGATGAGCAGCGGACAGGCACGGTTAGTCGTATACGACACCTCGGACCCGGAAGGCGAAAACTTCGGCATCGGTCTGGGCTGTAACGGCATTCTCGACGTTCTGCTCGAACCCATCGACCCGACGGACCCCGGCAACCGCGTCGAAACCCTGGCCCGCATCATCCGCGAACGGCAGATCGTCACGCTGGATACACCGCTGCCCGACGGCTCCGTTTTTTCGGAAACGCTGAAGCCCGATATTCAGCTGCTGGTGTTTGGCGCGGGGTACGACGCCGCCCCGCTCGTGCAGCTGGCCAAACAGGTCGGCTGGCGGGTGGTCATTACCGACGACTGCGTGGCGCACCTGATGCCCAGACGCTTCGCCGCCGCGGACGAAATGGTCGCCATTCCGCGGGACGAAGTGGCCCAGAAACTGGCGATCGACGAATTTTCGGCCGCCGTACTGATTTCGCATAATTACAAATACGACCGGGCCGTGCTGGAAAAACTCCTGCAGACCGACATTCCGTACATCGGTCTGCTGGGACCCAAAAAGCGGGGCGACGCCCTGCTGGGCGAGGTTTCGGGACTGAAACCCGGGGATACAGACCGGATTTTCGGACCCGTCGGGCTTGATCTGGGCGCGGAAACACCGCAGGAAATCGCCCTCTCGGTGGTGGCCGAAATTCAGGCCTTCTTCCGCAAAGCGTCGGGCCGACCATTGAAATTCAAGAATGCGCCGATCCACCAAACCGGCGAAAGTGTCATGACCACCTCCTCCCTTTGA